The region CGCCGGGGCGCTGGCCGCACGCACCACGCCACCGTCCGGGACCTTCGCGATCCGCCGCGCCACGCCCGCCGACCTGGAGACCGTGCTCACCCTCGCGCTGGCCGAGCTGCGGTACTCGGCGCTGGTCGGGTCGACCGTGGACCGGCCGGAGGCAGCCGAGCTCAAGCGCCGCACGCTGGCCGAACGGCTCGCCGCGGGCGGTCCGGCGTGGTTGGCCGAGCGGGACGGGATCGCGGTCGCGCTGGCCGAGTGCGCGCTGGTCACGTCCGAACCGGGCAACTGGACGTCGACCCGGTTACCGACCGGCCGCTGGGGTTACGTGAACTGCGTGTCCGTGCTGCCCGGCGCGCGGGGCGCGGGGATCGGGCGACACCTGATGGCGTACGCGCACCGCGAGTTGCAGCGGCTGGGCACGGTCGGCAGCTACCTCTACTACAACCCGCCCAACCCGCTGTCCTCGGTGTTCTGGCCACGCCAGGGGTACCGCCCGCTGTGGACCGTGTGGGAGGTCCGCCCCGCAGGCGCGTTGCGCTAGCCGCAATCCAGCCTCACCGCGCCTCAGACCGCACTCCCACCCGCATCCCCGCACACGCGCCCACACGCTTTCGTACCTACGCACCCACACCCACGGGGGCCGTACCCGCGCGCCCGCACCCCACGGGCCCTAGCCACGCGCCCACACCCACGTGGGCCGTACCCGCGCGCTCGCACCCCACGGGGCCCTAGCCACGCGCCCACACCCACGAGGGCCCTGACCACATGCGTCCGAACCCCCCACGTCCGGAAATGTCCGGGTAGTCCGGTCGCGCTGCGCCATTTGGCGGACAGTGGTGCACTTGTCGCGCCGGATCACAGCTCACGCGGTTGCGGTCGGAGCAGTGCTGCGCCACTATTTGAACTGACCAGTCAGTTCAAAGAAGGGGTTACGCCGTGGAGATCCACGCTCAGCGCGTCGGCGTCGCCGGGCCGCACGGCCCGTTGCTCAAGCCGACCAGCCTGCGCGTGCCGCCGGGCGAGCTGGTGGTCGTGGCCGGACCCCCGGACGCGGGGCACACCGCGTTCGGCCTGGTGCTGTCCGGGCGGATGCGCCCGACCACCGGGTCCGTCACGCCGGACGCCGCCGGGCTGCGCAAGCAGGTCGTGCTGGTGGACTCGCCGGGCGTGAACGAGCCCGAGGCGTCGCTGTCGCTGTCCGGGGTGGTCGGCGAGGAGCTGGCCATGAACGGCCGGCGCAGCGGGCGCAAGGCGGTGGCCGACTGGCTGGTCGAGCGCGGGGCCGAGGAGCACATCGACGCGCGGTTCGAGTACGTGCCGGCCGACGTCCGGTGCAAGCTGATGCTGGAGCTGGCTGCGGGACGTCCCGGGGCGCGGGCGCTGATCGTGGACACGCCGGACCGGTACCACGGGGACCCGGCGGGCTGGCTCCGGCTCGCGCGCGAGCACGTGACGCCCGAAGTGTCCGTGGTCGTCCTGTGCACGACCACGTCGGCCGCGGTGCTCGACATCCCGGTGGCCCGCCTGGGCGCGGACAACACGCTGCCCACGCCCGAGGAGCACACCGCCAAGCACGCCCTCACCCCCACCGAACGCGACCTGCGCCCCGTCTCCCCCCACCCCGCGCCGCCCGTCGCCCCCACGGCCGCGCCCGCTGACAACGCTGTCACCACCACCGGAGCGAGTCCGGCCGCCGCCCCCGAGCAGCCGGCACCCCGCCGCCCCGCACAGGAACCGCCGGCGCCCGAACAAGCAGCACCGGATCAGCCCAAGCCCGACCACGCACAGCCCGACCACCCCGAGCCCGACCACGCCATCCCCGGACGGGCCGAGGCCGGAGCCCGGACCACGAAGCAACCCGCCACCGACGTCGGCGAGCCCACCCGGCCGGGCCTGCGCCCGGCCGTCGACCACGCCGAGGAGAACCAGTGACCGCCCTGCGGATGGCGTTCAACGAGCTGCGCCGCATCACGTCCGGCAAGCTGCCCAAGCTCGCCGTGCTGGCCCTCGCCCTGGTGCCCCTGCTCTACGCGGCCCTCTACCTCTACGCCAACAAGGACCCGTACGCGAACCTCAACCAGGTCCCTGCGGCTCTCGTCGTCCAGGACAAGGGCGCGACCGCGAGCGACGGCACGGTCAAGAACGCCGGCGAGGACGTCGCCACCGAGCTGATCTCCGGCCACAAGTTCGACTGGCACCGGGTGAGCGCCGACGACGCCGAGGAGGGCGTCCGCAACGGCAGCTACACGTTCGCGCTGACCCTGCCCGAGGACTTCTCCCAGGCGCTGCTGTCCTCCGGCGAGTTCACCCCGCGCCAGGGCGTGATCATGCTGACCACCAACGACGCGAACAACTACCTCGGCTCCACGATCGCCAACCAGGTCGTGGCCGAGGTGCGCCGCTCGGTGTCGGTGAAGGTCGGCGCGGAGGCGGCCGACAAGCTGCTGCTCGGGTTCTCCACGATCCGCGCGAAGACCGTCGAGGCCGCCGAGGGCGCGACCACGCTGGCCGACGGCCAGCAGGAGGCGCTGACCGGCAGCCAGAAGCTGGTCGACGGTGCCGGGCCGCTCGCCGACGGCGCGGCGCAGCTCGCCGCCGGGCTGCGCCAGCTGCGCGACCAGACCCAGGACCTGCCGGTGCAGGCCCAGCGGCTCGCGGACGGCGCGAAGCAGGTCTCCGACGGCAACGAGACCGTCGCCAAGGCCGCCGAGGACTACGCCGCCAAGGCCCAGGCCCTGGTCGGCCGGCTAGACCAGGTCAACGGCGACATCGCGACCCGGCTGCGCGCGGCGGGCTTCACCGAGGAGCAGGTGCAGCGCGTGCTCCAGACGTTGACCGAGGCGCGCGCCCCCGTGGACGACGCCAACGGCAAGGTGCAGGGCACGGCCGGCCAGCTCCGGACCCTCGCCAACGGCGCCAAGCAGGTCTCGGACGGCGCGGCGCAGCTCGCCGCCTCCACCCCGGCGCTCACCGGCGCGATCACCAAGCTCGACGACGGCGCGGCGCAGGTCGCGGCCGGCAACGCCCAGCTCCGCGACGGTGCGACCAGCCTGCGCGACGGCGAGCAGAAGCTCCTGGACGGCACGACCCAGCTGCGCGACGGGCTGAACGAGGGCGTCCAGCAGATCCCGAACCCGGACGACCCGACCCGCGAGTCCACCGCCGACACCATCGGCGACCCGGTGAACGTGCGCGGCGTGAGCCAGACGTCGGCGGGCAGCTACGGCGCGGGCCTGGCCCCGTTCTTCCTCGGGCTGGCCACCTGGATCGGCGCTTTCGTGCTGTTCCTGCTGCTCAAGCCGTTGTCGCGGCGTGGGCTGGCGGCCGGGCAGAACGCGCTGCGGGTGGCGTTGGGCGGGTGGCTGCCGGGCGTGCTGCTGGGCGCGGCGCAGGTCGTGATCATGTTCTCGGTGGTGACGTTGGTGGTCGACATCCGGCCCACCCACCCGGTCGAGACGCTCGGGTTCCTGCTGCTCACGTCGGCGACGTTCGTGGCGGTGCTGCACGCGTTGAACGCGCTGCTGGGCGCGGTGGGCAAGTTCGTCGGCCTGGTGCTGCTGATCCTGCAACTGGTCAGCGCGGGCGGCACGTTCCCGTGGCAGACGATCCCGGTGCCGCTGTACCCGCTGCACTACGGCCTGCCCATGGGCTACGCCGTGGACGGGCTGCGGCACCTGATGTACGGCGGGTCGCTGGGCAGCGTCGGGAAGGACGCGCTGATCCTGCTCGCCTACCTCGTCGGCTCACTTGCCTTGTCGACGTTCGCCGCGTACAAGCAGCGGGTGTGGACCCCGTCTCGTCTCAAGCCCGAGCTGGTGCTGTGACCAACACGCGACCCGGCCGCACCGCTGTCACCAAGCAGAAGCTGTTCGACGCCGCGCTGAAGCTGGTCGGCGAGCGCGGCGCGGCGAGCGTGACGGTGGACGAGATCGCCGCCGAGGCCGGGGTCGCGAAGGGCACCGTCTACTACAACTTCGCCAGCAAGGACGCCCTGGTGGACGCCCTGCTGCGGCACGGGGTGGAGCTGCTGGCGTCCCGGCTGCGGGTGGCCGAGGGCGAGGCGGAGACCGAGCGGGCGATGGAGTCGCTGGTCGACGGGATGCTGGGGTTCTTCGCCGAGTACCCGGCGTTCGGGCAGTTGCTGGTCAGCGAGCTGTGGCGGACGCCGGGCCAGTGGCACGGCACGCTGAACCTGCTGCGCGACGACATCGTCTCCATCGTGCGCGGCCAGATGCAGCGGCTGTCCGACGAGGGGCGGCTGCCGGAGGGCGTGCAGGTGGGCACCGCGTCGGCCGCCCTGTTCGGCACCCTGCTGGTGGTCGCCCTGGACTGGCAGGTCTTCCAGCCCGACCGGACGCTGGCCGAGGTCCGCGAAGCCGTGCTGATCCTGGTCCGCGGCCTGCGCCCGGCCTGACCTACCCACCCCGATCCGCCGCCCACCCGAACCAGCGACCCGCCCCGATCCGCCGTCCGCCCGAACCAGCGACCCGCCCCGCCTGACCTCGACCTTCTAGCGGACCGCCCACGTGTCGACGTCGCCGACCTGGTGCACCGAGGGCGGCTTGCCCTCCACCGCGCGGCGCACGGCCTCCAGCACGCCGACCGACGCCTCCTCGTGGCTGAGCCACCGGGTGCCGGTGCCGTGCTTGACGATGCCGAGCACCACCTGCTGGGTCGGGTGACCGGCCAGGATCGGGTCCGGGACGCCGTGCCGGGAGGCGATGCCGCTGCTGTCGTGCACCTCCACCACCGGCGCGTGCGGGGCCAGCAGCGGCGCGACGGCGCGCAGCACCGGCACCCGGTAGCTCAGGTGCACCCACGCCACCAGCAGGTCGGCCGGGGCGGGCAGCACCTCCCGGACGCGTTCGGCCAGTTCCTCGGGACGTTCCCAGTCGGCGTGCACCCACTTCAGCCCGGCCTCGGGCCCGACCTCGGCACCACTCTCGGACCTGCTCTGCGGCACGTGGCCGCGCCCGCCGAGCGCCGCGCGTGCGGCCATGCCCGCGCGCGGCGGTCTGCGCGAGGGCAGCACCACCCGCCAGCCCTGCGCCAGCAAATCGTCCGCGCAGCCCTGCAACATGCCGGTGCCTCCGAGCACCAGCGCCGTCCGCCCACTCATCGCACCGACTCCTCGCCGCGCTCCGCGGCGCGCCGGAGGGGCCCGGCGCACCACTGGTCTACTGCACGCTGCCCGCGCAGCCGGACCACCGCCAGTCGGGAGGCGTGCTCGCCGGCCAGCACCGCGGTGATCCGGTCGCGGGTGTGGCCGTGCGACTTCCACGCCCACCGCAACAGATGTTCCCGGTCGGTGAACACGGTGTGCAGGGGCGGTTCGGTGTTGCCGTTCCACAGTTCTTGCCGGCGCACCCGCCGCACGAGGGTCCGCACGGCCACCCGGCGCAGCACGGTGTGCTTCGGGTGGTCCAGCCAGACCAGCGTGTCGGCGTGCTCCAGCAGCAGCGGCCGGACGGCCGTGTACTGCCACTCGGTCGCCCAGGACGGGCCTTTCACCAGCTCGCGGACGTCGGCCTCGAACTCGGCCCGCCGAGTCCACTGTGGACCGTGGAAGAGCGAGTCCATCTCTACATAGGACAGACCGAGCACGTCGGCGACGCACCGGGCCATCGTCGTCTTGCCGGCACCGGAGGTGCCCGCGACCAGCACCCGCCTGGGCGAGTGCGGCAACTCGTCAGTAGGTCCCATCAGCGGCACCGGGAAAGGCTACCGCCGCGCCGCAACCCCCTCGGGGCTTCCAGGCGGGCCGCCAGGAGCACCTCGGTGGAAAACCTCCCACCAGCCAGGCTCGCGGTTCGCCGGCAGCACACCACCCGCTAGTCCTCAGTGGACTCGGCAGCCAGGACGACACCGTTGGCGCGCAGGCTGTCCAGGTGCCGCGAGATCACCTCGCGCATGAGGTCCGGCGTGGTCAGGTCGGGTTGCAGGACCGCGTTGACGGCCAGGCCGTCGAGCAGCGCGGCCAGCCGCTCGGCCTCCGGCGCCACGTCCGGCACCCCGATCCGCTCCAGCACCCGGCGGGCGATCGCCCGGATGCCGGCGTGCAGCCGGCGGGCGCCCGGCGCGAGGGCGGGCCGGGTGCGGGCGGCCCCGGAGAACTCCAGCCAGACCACGGCCTCGTCGTGCCGCGCCCGGTCCAGCGGCACGAGCTCGCCGAGCAGGGCCTCGACGCCGGCGCGCCGCCCCTCCGACGTGCCGGCCGCGTAGATCTGCTCGACCCGGGCCAGCACCCGGCGCTCGACCCGACCGGCGAGCTCCTCCAGCGCGAACACCAGCAGTTCGTCGTGGTCGGTGAAGTAGTGCCGCACCGAGCCGATCGCGAGCCCCGCCTCCTCGGCCACGTTGCGCAGCGACGCCTGCTCCAGGCCGTGCGCGCGGACGACCCGGAACACCGCCTCGGCGACGACGCGGCGACGGGCTTCGGCATCGACGACCCTGGGCACGCCCCCTTTTTAGCACAGTCGTGCTAGCTTAAGTAGCACGGTCATGCCATATAAGGGGGAGGCGCATGCTGACCTGGGTCCTGATCGCCGCGGCCGTGGTGGCGGTCGTGGTCAAGAGGTTCATGGGCGAGCCGCTCAACGCCCGTGACCTGTTCGGTCCGCCGCTCGTGCTGTTCGGCATCGGGGTGTACGAGCTGATCAAGACGTCGCTGACGCTGGTGGACGTGCTGTGGCTGGCCGCCGGGTCGGTGGTGGGCCTGGTGCTGGGGGTGCTGCGCGGCACCACGATCACGCTGTTCGTCCGCGACGACGTGCTGTGGCAGCGGTACACGCCGTGGACGGTCGCGGTGTGGGCCGGGTCGCTCGCGGTCAACTTCGGGCTGGGGCTCGCGGCGACGTCCGCCGGGATGCACGCCGAGGCGCGGCCCATGACGTTGTCCATCGGCGTCGGCCTGCTCGGCGAACTCGTGCCGGTGGGATTGCGGGCGATCCGTTCCGGCGTTCCGTTCGCGCCGCAGCGGCGGTGAGCCGCGGTTGCGCCGACGACCGGCCGACGGATCGCGAAACGGAAAATTCCGCTCCCGTCTTTGCGGTGGGCACCGCATACTGTGCGCACACAATGCAGGGGGAAGAGATGACCTACCCGAACTCCGGGCGACCGGAAAACCAGCCGCAGTACCCGCTTCCGGACCAGTACGGCACGCCGGGCCCGGCGACCACCGCCCCCCAGCCCGCCGCACCGCTCTACCAGCCCACCGACCAAGGTTTTCAGCCCACCGACCAGGGCTTCCAGCCGGCCGAGCAGGTCTTCCAGCCCGCCGTGCAACTGCCCGCGGGCCCGGAATTCCAGCCGACCGGGCAATCCGCGCCGGCCGGACCGCCGCCGGTACCGCCGCGCAAGAAGACCGGCCTGATCGTGCTCTCGGTGCTCGCCGTGGTGTTCTTCGCGACCGCCGGCGTGTTCGGCGTGCTGTACGCCGAAAAGGTGAGCGAAAACGACCGGGTCAGCACGCAATTGGCCGACAAGGAAAAGGAACTCACCGATTCCGGGACGAAGCTGAAGGACGCGCAGGACGAGGCGTCCAAGGCCAAGGACGCCGCCCAGATCGCCGAGACCGGCCGCAAGCGCGCCGAGGACGACGGCGCGGGGATGGTCAAGTGCCGCGACGCCGCCCGCGCGCTGCGGGAGGCGATCTTCGCCAAGGACGAGGGCCGCGCCGACAAGGCGTTCCTCGACGTGGTCGCGAACTGCTGACCGTTCAGCAGGGCGGGAACAGCCCGCGGGTGCCGGTGCCGCGGGCTGCCGCGTCGGTGAACCGGCAGCCGTACCGGGGGTCCGCCACCGCCGCAGGATCGTCCACGACGTCCGCCGCGGGCTGTGTCCCGGTGTCCACCCAGGTCACGAGGTCGTCCCAGGCCCAGCCGACCTCCGCCGGGCTGAAGTCGCAGTGCTCGACCGCGCGGATCGCACGCTGCGCGAGCAGGTGCGAGCGGCCGTGCGCCCGGACGTCGCGCTGGTACTGCTGCTCCATCGAGAACGGCACGAACAGGTCGCCCAGACCGTGCAGGGACAGCACCGGCGCGCCGGGCCGGCCGACCACCTGCGGCACCTCGGTCAGCTCCGGCGCGAGCCGGGCCCCGAGGTCGGCCGGCGCGGTGCGTTCGACCACGCGGTCCAGGTCGACCGGGGCGTTCGGCGCGTAGCGGGTGTCCAGGTTGGTGGCCACCCCGATGGGGTTGAACGCCAGGCCCGGTTTCGGCTGGACCGTCCCGACCAGGTCGAACAGGAAGTCCTTCCAGTGCGCGAACGCGGCCCGCGCGCCAGGCCGCTCGCCGCCGCTGCGCTGGGTCACGAACGCCGCGAGCTGCTCGCCGCGCTCGGTGGGCGTGCCGTAGAGGCCGAGCGCCGACTTGATCTTCGGCACCGCCACCGCCGGGTAGTCGCGGGGCAGTGGGAAGGCGTCGACGCCGGCCAACGCCTGGGCGACGAGCTGGTAGTCCAGCAGGTAGTCGAACAGCTCCTGGTCGCCGAGCACGCCGCACATCGGCAGGGCCGCCCGGTAGAAGCCGGGGTACTCCTCCAGCGAGCGCCCGATGACGTGCCCGCCCATGGAGACGCCCACGACGAACACGTCCTCGGGCTTGCCGACCAGCTCGGCGAAGCGCACGGCCAGGTCGTGCGTGCTCTCGACGCCCGCTCTCACGTCGTAGCCGTTGGCGTAGTAGCTGGACGACGCCCACGCGAAACCCTGCTCCAGCAGGCGTTTGCGCAG is a window of Saccharothrix espanaensis DSM 44229 DNA encoding:
- a CDS encoding P-loop NTPase family protein, whose protein sequence is MEIHAQRVGVAGPHGPLLKPTSLRVPPGELVVVAGPPDAGHTAFGLVLSGRMRPTTGSVTPDAAGLRKQVVLVDSPGVNEPEASLSLSGVVGEELAMNGRRSGRKAVADWLVERGAEEHIDARFEYVPADVRCKLMLELAAGRPGARALIVDTPDRYHGDPAGWLRLAREHVTPEVSVVVLCTTTSAAVLDIPVARLGADNTLPTPEEHTAKHALTPTERDLRPVSPHPAPPVAPTAAPADNAVTTTGASPAAAPEQPAPRRPAQEPPAPEQAAPDQPKPDHAQPDHPEPDHAIPGRAEAGARTTKQPATDVGEPTRPGLRPAVDHAEENQ
- a CDS encoding YhgE/Pip domain-containing protein, whose translation is MTALRMAFNELRRITSGKLPKLAVLALALVPLLYAALYLYANKDPYANLNQVPAALVVQDKGATASDGTVKNAGEDVATELISGHKFDWHRVSADDAEEGVRNGSYTFALTLPEDFSQALLSSGEFTPRQGVIMLTTNDANNYLGSTIANQVVAEVRRSVSVKVGAEAADKLLLGFSTIRAKTVEAAEGATTLADGQQEALTGSQKLVDGAGPLADGAAQLAAGLRQLRDQTQDLPVQAQRLADGAKQVSDGNETVAKAAEDYAAKAQALVGRLDQVNGDIATRLRAAGFTEEQVQRVLQTLTEARAPVDDANGKVQGTAGQLRTLANGAKQVSDGAAQLAASTPALTGAITKLDDGAAQVAAGNAQLRDGATSLRDGEQKLLDGTTQLRDGLNEGVQQIPNPDDPTRESTADTIGDPVNVRGVSQTSAGSYGAGLAPFFLGLATWIGAFVLFLLLKPLSRRGLAAGQNALRVALGGWLPGVLLGAAQVVIMFSVVTLVVDIRPTHPVETLGFLLLTSATFVAVLHALNALLGAVGKFVGLVLLILQLVSAGGTFPWQTIPVPLYPLHYGLPMGYAVDGLRHLMYGGSLGSVGKDALILLAYLVGSLALSTFAAYKQRVWTPSRLKPELVL
- a CDS encoding TetR/AcrR family transcriptional regulator, which produces MTNTRPGRTAVTKQKLFDAALKLVGERGAASVTVDEIAAEAGVAKGTVYYNFASKDALVDALLRHGVELLASRLRVAEGEAETERAMESLVDGMLGFFAEYPAFGQLLVSELWRTPGQWHGTLNLLRDDIVSIVRGQMQRLSDEGRLPEGVQVGTASAALFGTLLVVALDWQVFQPDRTLAEVREAVLILVRGLRPA
- a CDS encoding Rossmann-fold NAD(P)-binding domain-containing protein, yielding MSGRTALVLGGTGMLQGCADDLLAQGWRVVLPSRRPPRAGMAARAALGGRGHVPQSRSESGAEVGPEAGLKWVHADWERPEELAERVREVLPAPADLLVAWVHLSYRVPVLRAVAPLLAPHAPVVEVHDSSGIASRHGVPDPILAGHPTQQVVLGIVKHGTGTRWLSHEEASVGVLEAVRRAVEGKPPSVHQVGDVDTWAVR
- a CDS encoding P-loop NTPase family protein translates to MGPTDELPHSPRRVLVAGTSGAGKTTMARCVADVLGLSYVEMDSLFHGPQWTRRAEFEADVRELVKGPSWATEWQYTAVRPLLLEHADTLVWLDHPKHTVLRRVAVRTLVRRVRRQELWNGNTEPPLHTVFTDREHLLRWAWKSHGHTRDRITAVLAGEHASRLAVVRLRGQRAVDQWCAGPLRRAAERGEESVR
- a CDS encoding TetR/AcrR family transcriptional regulator, with product MPRVVDAEARRRVVAEAVFRVVRAHGLEQASLRNVAEEAGLAIGSVRHYFTDHDELLVFALEELAGRVERRVLARVEQIYAAGTSEGRRAGVEALLGELVPLDRARHDEAVVWLEFSGAARTRPALAPGARRLHAGIRAIARRVLERIGVPDVAPEAERLAALLDGLAVNAVLQPDLTTPDLMREVISRHLDSLRANGVVLAAESTED
- a CDS encoding DUF1453 family protein codes for the protein MLTWVLIAAAVVAVVVKRFMGEPLNARDLFGPPLVLFGIGVYELIKTSLTLVDVLWLAAGSVVGLVLGVLRGTTITLFVRDDVLWQRYTPWTVAVWAGSLAVNFGLGLAATSAGMHAEARPMTLSIGVGLLGELVPVGLRAIRSGVPFAPQRR
- a CDS encoding alpha/beta hydrolase, producing the protein MRRILGVVSVLALLFAAASAVPVDPARPDATTSDARSAASDDQPLPGYTIANPVLSPSLVGGEPSRVVQGVHKHAGFAIEVPPRWNGRLVMWAHGYRGPGTTLVVEEPGYELRKRLLEQGFAWASSSYYANGYDVRAGVESTHDLAVRFAELVGKPEDVFVVGVSMGGHVIGRSLEEYPGFYRAALPMCGVLGDQELFDYLLDYQLVAQALAGVDAFPLPRDYPAVAVPKIKSALGLYGTPTERGEQLAAFVTQRSGGERPGARAAFAHWKDFLFDLVGTVQPKPGLAFNPIGVATNLDTRYAPNAPVDLDRVVERTAPADLGARLAPELTEVPQVVGRPGAPVLSLHGLGDLFVPFSMEQQYQRDVRAHGRSHLLAQRAIRAVEHCDFSPAEVGWAWDDLVTWVDTGTQPAADVVDDPAAVADPRYGCRFTDAAARGTGTRGLFPPC